aaaattaatattttgaatgtcTTTATGCcagttatataaaaaataaatttattgttatagaatatttttattaattaaattataacaataatcaAATTGTATATAACATatcattcataatttttttaattttaaaaaattataaatttttattattatttttttatccttatcaagattaaagaaaaagtaaaatgaGTTATTATGATTGTTTGTtaagtattataatttattttattttaataaaaatcgaATTACAACTTCAAATAACAAGActaacagaagaaaaaaaagttggttatatttatttatataattttgttttccaAGATACTTACATTGGTAAAACAGTTTTTAAAACAAGAcagtaataattatttttatatatagatataatatatttatatttattaaaataaattataagtttatactcttaatataaatatgtaaataataatattttatttgatttaaatattagtttattcAAATTCTcgaaaaaatttaagaaaaaatttaatttaaccattaatattaataaaattaagttttacattttaaatttactaatttaaaaaaaaattgattacaATTATGagatatttatttagttttactTAAAtctaaaagaattataaaatttataaaattaaatatttatacttttatataaAGAGATTTTCTCTTTAAACAACCAAATTAAATAAACCAAAACTGGTTTTGGGTATACAATTTTTTtgtctattttatctttattttattaaataaatatttgtatttattaaaaagataaaaattattatgtaacatatatttttttcttttatataatatcattttatataataatataaatatataatttttttaattgagaaaTAAGTACCTTTTAACTTTATATCCCAACCTATTAAATGTATGAACAATGTGTCTATGATTAACCGAAAACACTCAACTAAATTTAACATTCGCATTGTCTGATATAATCAACAAGTAGGTTTGGTTTGGACACAAAGAACAGAGAACCCAGAAACCCACATGAAAACAAGAGTTTGGTAATGAAGGAGTGAAGTTATCTTGCATTTGGCATTGAATTCAGCAGCATTTTGATACCTCCTCCCAAACCAGAAACAAAAAAAGCTGTTTCATTACATGAACCCTGAAATTAAAAGCGGTTATAACGTCCGTTTTCACAGTTCAAACTCCAAACATCAAGCTCCAACCAAAAGGTTACACTAGTTTCTTAAACACCGattcatattctttcttctCGGATCTGAAATTTGGATGATAATTTCGACAAAAAAGAAATGCGTAGCCGGGGATCGCAAAACCGGCTATCTGGTGACTCTTTTGAATCACGCTTTTCTGCTCTCGTGCTAGCTATGATTGCTACCATGGCTACCATTTACGTTGCCGCCAGGTTTGTTCGTTAATAAGTCATTGTAATCTTTATTGTAAATTTTCCTCCTTATTCATCATTTGTCTTCTCAATTTCGAGTGTGGATCGCGTTTCGAGTTTTTGATGTATTATGCGCAGGCTATTTCAGGAGGCGGAAAGTAGGGCTTGTTTAATTGAAGAGCTTGAAAAAAGAATTGGTCTGGTATGGTGTTAGTTTTCTTCATTGAAGTTTGTATAGTCTTGTCTACACTGTGTAGCACGTATTTTTTACACTGGAATGTTCTTTTGTAATGAAGTGTGGACTGTACAATGCCTTTTTTTGTGTGTGGATGGGATTGCTCGTGTTTCCTTTTTAAGGTTTATTTGTCATCTTGAGATATCAATGAGGCAGTGTAGTTCATCCGATTTCAGGGTCAATCTGCCGTTTCTATTGATGATACACTGAAAGTTACAGCCTGCAGGTAATTTTCTTATGTTGTAATCTTACCAGTGCCATTTTGGtaaatgaatttgaatttggCTTCGAATACTCTTTACCTGAGACTGCTGTTACCTTATTTTTAGGGAACAAAGTAAGAAGTTGTCTGTCCTTGAGACCGAACTAGCTGCGGCTAGACAGGAAGGTTTTGTTCCAAAGCAGTTTCCAGGAAATAATAAGAAGCATCCTACAAAGAAAGTACTTTTAGTAGTTGGAGTGATGACAACCTTTGGCCGGAGAAAAAACCGAGATGCAATCCGTAAGGCTTGGATGCCAGCTGGTACCTTTTTCGTTGTTTTGATTTCCTTTTACATGATTACTGTATATTGGCATTCTCAGCTTTATTCGGTGGAATACTTTCTATATGTGCCAAATAAATTCAGTGCAAACTTCAATTTTTGTAGTTTGGTTTCTGCATTCTATGATCTTGAGCTACTACTGAATAATCATGAATATCAGGCGTGCTGttattgtttttagtttttcttcAGTTTTATCATTTCCAATTTTTTTACTGAATGGAATAAGAGTCTATGACCTTCAACTGGGCAGAATGAATTACTTATGAAGTCATAACTCAAAAGTTTGACAGCAGGTGTTGATCACTTCTCAGTTTCAAGCAGTATACTATTTTCTGAACGTTTTTTCTACCACTTCTGTGGTTTTATGCtttattttggtttataaatGTCAGCATATTTGGTTATATGTTCAGGCAGTCacattaataatttgttttcttgaaattctCTTCTAGAAATatgatttcattttttaatctttCAGATTATTTTAATGTAGTCTGTAAAAGCCTTGCCAAAACAAAACTCATTGATACCCTATTTGCAGGTATAGCTATGAGAGATCTGGTTGATAAGAAAGGCATCATTGTGCGATTTGTAATAGGAAGAAGGTACAATTTTGGTGGTTCAAATTCAATTTTGCAAATGATTGGCTTTTAACATTATTATGCAGTGAAAACGGTGGAGACAGTTTGGACAAAGAAATTGAAACAGAAAGCAGTCACACCAATGACTTCGTCATTCTTGTATGTTAACTTTTATGATGATAGTTTCATGCGAGCAATATTTGATGGAAAATACAGATATTATAACTTTCCCGGTGTGACTACATGGTTTGTGACTGAATGTGTACACTTGACTATGCATTTTGGATATACTTTGCATTGTAAAGGGCTTGGTATAAAACTATGGCTTCaaacttcttttttttaaatccagATTTTTGGAGTGTAGTTAATAAGTCTTTGGCCAACTTTTGTTCTTACCCCTTGTTTGTGGCGATAGACTCTTTAGATGCTTGGCATGACGTTATATGTACATAATTTAATACACGTGACAAACAAATATGATAATGTCATGTATCTTTATTTACTTCGCAGGATAATCAAGTGGAAGCCCCTGAAGAAAAAGcaaaaaagataaaatcatTCTTCATTTATGCAGTAGGCAAATGGGATGCTGAATTTTATGCTAAGTTCAATGATGATGTCTATGTTAATCTTGGTATGTGGTCCTTCATTCTTTCAGgcaatgaaaaatataatacatCATGCATCTCATACACACACATAAAAGGCTGTTTTTAATAATTAGAAGATATCAAATATAGTGTTCCCCATGTTGCAGTATAGCTCCAGAGTGACTGCAGAACTTGCCATTCATGAAAATCAAACAAGGGAAAATATTGGTACTGATAATTTGATGATGAGCAGAAACCCCACCCGTGTAGTTATATAAATTTCTTGAATTCCTAGATAGTTATGAAGATTCATAACTGATGGCATTGATTAAAGCCAATTGGATTTAGTATATTTAGCTGTTGTAGTAGGTTCTTTGCTGTGTCCTTATGTGAAATAATTTCTTCTGTAGATTCCCTTGGAGGAGTGCTAGCTTCTAACTCGGACAAGCCCCGTGTGTATATTGGTTGCATGAAATCAGGCAATGTTTTCTCTGAGCAGTGAGTATAATGCTTCATTGGGAAATAAGAACAGTTTATTATGGTATTAGAATTCCCTTTTCTAATTCTGTCTGAATCTTGTTTTATAGGACACATAAATGGTATGAGCCAGACTGGTGGAAATTTGGGGATGGGAAATCGTGAGTAATACAGACTTGAAGTGttagttttatttcttttcttttcttatgaGATATTGATTTTGATACAAAGCTAAAAGTTCTTTATAGGATATTACCGTGTTGGGAAGAAATTGCCAGTTCTTCTTAGTTCCAGTCTATATGATGCAATCACTTTTGTTTATCAGAAAAATTTAACCAATCTACTGATATCTTATCAAAAGATGTTTACAGTTTATGTGAATTCCTTGATGAGCTTATGCAGCAGTAGAAATTtgatcaataataataaataaactgGATTTTTACAGTATGACAATTAAGCATTGACAATTTCCACTGAGAATGATGCATCTAAGTTGCAAACAACCCTCCAACATCATATGCCTCACAGTTGGATGAATGGAATTTTGGTTAAaggttttttttcaaatatgatTGTGCGTATTTAAATTATAAGTAAAATAACCTAATGAATTGGCATAGTTGTTGAACACTCTGCGTTCACACTATGTGCCATGTTGCAAGGAAAATTCGATTTCCACCAACTGTTAAAACTCGTTGGAACAGTGACAATTAGAGTACTGCAAAAAGGATTAGTCTTTGGTCTAATGAGTCAGAAGAAACTCATGACAAgacaaaagaaatacaagtaaaataattataatgattACAGTTTTTGGGGGAAAAAGACTTTCCTCAGCTTTTATAAGAACAAATGGCATGAGAGAGTTCTTTGAAAAGCCTATCTAAGATCACCTATTAAAATATACTAATCATGGTATTAGATCCATAAATTGTTTTTCTCTCATCCTCTTCTTGGACTTTCTTTGTTGACATTCATATTCATGCTTGTATGATTCAGATACTTTAGACATGCTTCAGGCCAGGTCTATGTCATTTCAAAATCATTGGCTCAGTTTATTTCAATAAACAGGTAATTATTAGATTCAATTCTTTCATGATTGTTTCTAATTTTCACGTTGAAAGCTAAAGCAGCAAATAGTTTGTCCCagatttttaagtttttttatgtgatttagTCTGGTAGGTATCCAAACATGAACTAAGAATGTTGTATCAATTTGGAGTGTTTACTTTGCAGTTTTATGCTCCGCACATATGTAGACGATGATGTAAGCATTGGGTCTTGGTTTATTGGGCTTGATGTACAGCACATTGATGAAACAAAACTTTGCTGCTCCTCCTGGTCCCCAGGTAAATTTCTTGTTACCCTCTGTCTTACGTATACACATCGTATGAATAATATTACACAAATTGACCTAGTTGTTTTAGGCTTTATCATAAGTAACGGGCTTTTAGGGTGGAAGCGGTAAAGTATTACAAACAGCgtatctttttttctttaaaaaaagaGATTTGACATATATGCACACACAAAAGAGGTGGTGATGCatttaactattatttattgttttcttctCATCTTTCAGGGGCAATTTGTGTAGCAGTATGACGGATTTCCACTGGCAATTAGAGTGATGAACCATCTATGGTAAACAGAACCTGTTACTTCCTCTATCATCATTTTTGTCTCGGGTGATTTCATTATGATAATTTCATCCAGTTGTTGATTCTTCAATTTGAATGGGGGCAGCTGTTGGTTCTAGTATGCCTGTGACTCGAGATACTTGCATGCTCCTCAGAATGGTCTAAGGCATTGACAAATTGGCATCATGTTTATCTATTTTGAGAAACTGTTCTTTCTTCATTTAATTGTGTAATATAAATAACTCTTGTCTATCCTGGTTAAAAGTTTTCGACTCATGGAAAAAATTAAAGTTTCATAGCAACTTAATTAtaggatttaaaaaaaaaattagacttGAGACATACATGTTGAATCTATGTGATGCATCCATACCTCTTGCCtagttcatttatttattctttgaatAATAGGAACATATTATTTAAGACATTGGCATGTTCCTTTTATACCTTATTATTTACATGCAGTAttccttttatatatttatacttaGACTTGCTTTGAGTGGAGATAGATTAAGTTGATTTACACTACATCAACCTAAACGATGTTACACTTCTCATTCattgaataataattataaaagaaattattaattttgtaattaaatgtAGATGTAAAGGTACATCGATAGGACATTTATTAATTATGTCTAAATGTTATGAAATTTGAAGATTTTAATGAAGCTTAATGTCCTTATCATTCTATGACATGTAGTTATTTATGATAAGTctgttaatttttataattattttaaaaattgtgtttaCAATGATTTCtcattattaatagtataagtCTTTTACATTGACGAAACATACAATTTAAACTCAacttaaattttaacaaatcaTTGAAATTAAAAACTGATTCAAACTCTTGATTACTTGATAAACATGTTTCTTTAATGAGAAAAGTGTTCATACAGCTCGTTTTGTgcaacattttttataaaacataaatgAAATGAATAACATCATGGAGAAGGAAAATGTTAATTGTAAAATGCGTATCAGAATAATATCGATTTTTGCCATGacgtaatttaaaaaatatatataataaatatactaTGGATACATTTAGACAAAATATCTTTAGAATGAcatttaaaaagagaaaaaaaattaacaaatgagattcttattaaattaaaattaacttataaacatgttaaaaattaaattgacatcttaaaaaaacatcaaaaaaattttttaaaaatgaatttatttataaactaaaattaacaattaaaaataagaatttatagGTTTTATATGAGAATTTTGACAGATTACTTATATATAAGTTACTTCCAgcttataaaaaaacaattttcttttttatttttctaggtATATTTGTCCAAACAGATTTTATACTAATATATTTCAATAACAATTACAATTTATAATAGTATTTTAGTATTACTCTAGAATGTTAGTATGATTAACTGATAAAAAAGTTACAGCAAATACTTCCTGCACCGAATAATACTTCTTGCACCGAATCAAATTTCAACATGTagactatttttatatttttatgtgaaATGACAAATATGTTCTTATTAAATAAAAGGGAATGCGGATAAATATACAACTGTATAACA
The sequence above is a segment of the Phaseolus vulgaris cultivar G19833 chromosome 2, P. vulgaris v2.0, whole genome shotgun sequence genome. Coding sequences within it:
- the LOC137811464 gene encoding hydroxyproline O-galactosyltransferase HPGT1-like isoform X2 produces the protein MRSRGSQNRLSGDSFESRFSALVLAMIATMATIYVAARLFQEAESRACLIEELEKRIGLGQSAVSIDDTLKVTACREQSKKLSVLETELAAARQEGFVPKQFPGNNKKHPTKKVLLVVGVMTTFGRRKNRDAIRIAMRDLVDKKGIIVRFVIGRSENGGDSLDKEIETESSHTNDFVILDNQVEAPEEKAKKIKSFFIYAVGKWDAEFYAKFNDDVYVNLDSLGGVLASNSDKPRVYIGCMKSGNVFSEQTHKWYEPDWWKFGDGKSYFRHASGQVYVISKSLAQFISINSFMLRTYVDDDVSIGSWFIGLDVQHIDETKLCCSSWSPGAICVAV
- the LOC137811464 gene encoding hydroxyproline O-galactosyltransferase HPGT1-like isoform X1 encodes the protein MRSRGSQNRLSGDSFESRFSALVLAMIATMATIYVAARLFQEAESRACLIEELEKRIGLGQSAVSIDDTLKVTACREQSKKLSVLETELAAARQEGFVPKQFPGNNKKHPTKKVLLVVGVMTTFGRRKNRDAIRKAWMPAGIAMRDLVDKKGIIVRFVIGRSENGGDSLDKEIETESSHTNDFVILDNQVEAPEEKAKKIKSFFIYAVGKWDAEFYAKFNDDVYVNLDSLGGVLASNSDKPRVYIGCMKSGNVFSEQTHKWYEPDWWKFGDGKSYFRHASGQVYVISKSLAQFISINSFMLRTYVDDDVSIGSWFIGLDVQHIDETKLCCSSWSPGAICVAV